Proteins co-encoded in one Amblyraja radiata isolate CabotCenter1 chromosome 24, sAmbRad1.1.pri, whole genome shotgun sequence genomic window:
- the gpr37l1 gene encoding G-protein coupled receptor 37-like 1 produces MFLSLAVLFLLRGFAFVSAVSGGQPDPGMETREEMVDLQLGNKETGVQLLPEAEMHATGAPSPGWDSGNSRSGQKLGNVTVYPLSAEFRGRRGAGGNGQVITEEATAVSLHNNSTEPRHLSPTHLQITSRVSLSPFEDDRAQLQGEGTRGVADEQSLGMETTAKRLQLENGSYSLPDTTYSAYAVVLLSLVLFTVGIIGNLAVMCIVCHNYYMKSAWNNILAGMACWDFLVIFFCLPVVVFNEITKKRLLGDIGCKVVPYLEVSSLGVTTFSLCALSIDRFRSATTIQSQLRLIESCLSIVAKMAVIWIGSMLLGLPEVLLWQLNQKTSIISGVITDYCMIQTSSKLPEHIYGLALTYENSRMWWYFGCYFCLPIIFSVTCQLVTRRVKSTEKKSDLKTTSKLGHYESQRNFTLIGLTILYGCCIIPENIANIVVAYTSPEISKETIDLLNIINQFFLFFKSSVTPVLVLCLCKPLGRAFMDCCCCCCDECAPESTASDVHDSKLKMEMASIFCDNPKETTTMMTLGTQC; encoded by the exons ATGTTTCTCTCTCTTGCTGTTTTATTTCTGCTCCGGGGTTTTGCTTTCGTATCTGCGGTCTCTGGAGGGCAGCCTGACCCGGGGATGGAGACCAGGGAAGAGATGGTCGATTTACAACTGGGGAATAAGGAGACCGGCGTTCAGCTTCTACCTGAAGCCGAAATGCATGCGACAGGTGCACCAAGCCCAGGCTGGGATTCGGGAAACTCGAGATCTGGGCAAAAGTTGGGGAATGTGACTGTCTATCCCCTAAGCGCCGAGTTTagaggacggcgcggggctggcgGCAATGGCCAAGTTATCACGGAGGAGGCAACTGCCGTTTCTCTGCACAACAACTCAACGGAGCCCCGCCACCTCTCGCCCACTCACCTCCAAATAACTTCCAGGGTCTCTCTTTCTCCGTTCGAAGACGACAGGGCGCAGTTGCAAGGAGAAGGGACGCGAGGTGTTGCAGACGAGCAGAGTCTGGGAATGGAGACGACGGCGAAGAGGCTGCAATTGGAGAACGGCTCCTACTCGCTCCCTGACACCACCTACAGTGCTTACGCCGTGGTCCTTCTCTCCTTGGTACTCTTCACCGTCGGCATAATCGGCAACCTGGCCGTGATGTGCATTGTTTGCCACAACTACTACATGAAAAGCGCCTGGAACAATATCCTGGCTGGCATGGCATGTTGGGACTTCTTGGTCATCTTCTTCTGCCTGCCCGTGGTGGTCTTCAACGAGATCACCAAGAAGCGGCTTCTAGGAGACATCGGCTGCAAGGTCGTGCCTTATTTGGAG GTCTCTTCTCTTGGGGTCACCACCTTTAGTCTGTGTGCACTAAGCATTGACAGGTTTCGGTCTGCAACAACTATACAATCACAGCTCAGGCTGATAGAAAGTTGTCTATCTATTGTGGCTAAGATGGCAGTCATCTGGATAGGATCCATGTTATTAGGCCTCCCTGAGGTCCTCCTCTGGCAACTGAACCAAAAGACTTCCATTATCTCTGGAGTTATCACCGACTATTGCATGATTCAGACATCTTCGAAGCTCCCCGAGCATATCTATGGACTCGCACTAACCTACGAGAATTCCAGGATGTGGTGGTATTTCGGATGCTACTTTTGCTTGCCGATCATTTTCTCTGTAACCTGCCAGTTAGTGACAAGAAGGGTGAAAAGCACTGAAAAGAAATCTGACCTCAAAACTACATCTAAGCTGGGCCATTATGAAAGTCAAAGGAACTTTACCCTGATTGGCCTAACCATCCTCTACGGCTGCTGTATCATTCCAGAAAACATCGCCAACATTGTGGTAGCCTATACATCTCCTGAAATCTCCAAGGAGACCATTGATTTACTCAACATCATCAATCAGTTCTTTCTGTTCTTTAAGTCGTCTGTAACCCCGGTGTTGGTTCTCTGCCTCTGTAAGCCTCTGGGCCGTGCCTTCAtggattgctgctgctgctgctgtgatgAATGTGCCCCAGAATCCACGGCAAGTGACGTTCACGATAGCAAGTTGAAGATGGAAATGGCATCCATTTTCTGCGATAATCCGAAGGAAACAACAACAATGATGACTCTTGGTACCCAATGTTAA